A single window of Halobacterium jilantaiense DNA harbors:
- a CDS encoding DUF424 domain-containing protein: MILSERETERGLLVAVCDPDVLGETYDNGDVEFTVNEEFYGGEEASPEAVRESLASAKVANLVGEEVVDLAVEAGFVDEGNVLDLGETLHAQFMRL; encoded by the coding sequence ATGATACTCAGCGAGCGCGAGACCGAACGCGGGCTCCTCGTGGCCGTCTGTGACCCCGACGTGCTCGGGGAGACCTACGACAACGGCGACGTGGAGTTCACCGTCAACGAGGAGTTCTACGGCGGCGAGGAGGCGTCCCCGGAGGCGGTCCGGGAGTCGCTGGCGTCGGCGAAAGTCGCGAACCTCGTCGGCGAGGAGGTCGTCGACCTCGCCGTGGAAGCGGGGTTCGTCGACGAGGGGAACGTCCTCGACCTCGGCGAGACACTGCACGCGCAGTTCATGCGGCTGTAA
- a CDS encoding tetratricopeptide repeat protein produces MTEDTEDADSEAPAEDGLDEDLDVTDPDHEFSSGQGFDDPYEGFDLDPPELDVDPDQVDPVDSRVVADTLDERSVDNEEVDADELVDVGLSYMGINRNEQAADTFERAARYADDENLEQEAWVNKGIAHGEMEEWDAAVGAHREALFVAEDGDHEAAAHTNLAYALWELGEDEQAYEHAEEAVRVDKRLPQAWYNLGFIENERERPEQALDALDNAIRLGFQQADVYEEKTRALEALGRDEEAAEVAEQADELRTEQERELVDE; encoded by the coding sequence ATGACTGAGGACACCGAGGACGCCGACAGCGAGGCCCCCGCGGAGGACGGCCTCGACGAGGACCTCGACGTCACGGACCCCGACCACGAGTTCTCGTCGGGGCAGGGCTTCGACGACCCCTACGAGGGGTTCGACCTCGACCCGCCCGAACTCGACGTCGACCCCGACCAGGTCGACCCCGTCGACAGCCGCGTGGTCGCGGACACGCTCGACGAGCGTTCCGTGGACAACGAGGAGGTCGACGCCGACGAACTCGTCGACGTCGGCCTGAGCTACATGGGCATCAACCGCAACGAGCAGGCCGCCGACACCTTCGAGCGCGCCGCCCGGTACGCCGACGACGAGAACCTCGAACAGGAGGCGTGGGTGAACAAGGGCATCGCGCACGGCGAGATGGAGGAGTGGGACGCCGCCGTCGGCGCGCACCGCGAGGCGCTGTTCGTCGCCGAGGACGGCGACCACGAGGCCGCCGCGCACACGAATCTGGCGTACGCGCTCTGGGAGCTCGGCGAGGACGAGCAGGCCTACGAGCACGCCGAGGAGGCCGTCCGCGTGGATAAACGGCTCCCGCAGGCGTGGTACAACCTCGGCTTCATCGAGAACGAGCGCGAGCGCCCCGAGCAGGCCCTCGACGCCCTCGACAACGCCATCCGCCTGGGCTTCCAGCAGGCCGACGTCTACGAGGAGAAGACTCGCGCGCTCGAAGCCCTCGGCCGCGACGAGGAGGCCGCGGAGGTCGCCGAGCAGGCCGACGAACTGCGGACCGAGCAGGAGCGCGAACTCGTCGACGAGTGA
- a CDS encoding iron-sulfur cluster assembly scaffold protein codes for MSMGSDMYRQQILDHYRNPRNSGELPEPTFSHEGYNPSCGDELEFDVELRDDEETIERVAFRGEGCAISQASASMLSQELPGMTLDEVEDLDRDDVLDMLGVEVTPMRIKCAVLAEKVVQDGAEIYEGEKDVDQTTTEDDD; via the coding sequence ATGAGCATGGGCTCGGACATGTACCGGCAGCAGATTCTCGACCACTACCGGAACCCCCGGAACAGCGGCGAACTGCCGGAGCCGACGTTCAGCCACGAGGGCTATAACCCCTCGTGTGGCGACGAACTGGAGTTCGACGTCGAACTCCGGGACGACGAGGAGACCATCGAGCGCGTGGCGTTCCGCGGCGAGGGCTGCGCCATCAGCCAGGCGTCGGCGAGCATGCTCTCTCAGGAACTCCCCGGGATGACGCTCGACGAGGTCGAGGACCTCGACCGCGACGACGTCCTCGACATGCTCGGCGTCGAGGTGACGCCGATGCGCATCAAGTGCGCAGTCCTCGCCGAGAAGGTCGTCCAGGACGGCGCGGAAATCTACGAGGGCGAGAAGGACGTCGACCAGACGACGACCGAGGACGACGACTGA
- the radA gene encoding DNA repair and recombination protein RadA, with protein sequence MPEADLEELPGVGPATAEKLRENGFDSFQSLAVANSAELSNTADVGESTAVDVIQAARDAADVGGFETGATVLERREKIGKLTWNIPEIDDLLGGGVETQSITEVYGEFGAGKSQVTHQLAVNVQLPSEHGGLHGRAVFIDSEDTFRPERIDDMVRGLPEEKLEASMEAHGVEGSIDDEEALTELVQSFLDKIHVAKGFNSNHQMLLAEKAKEIAGEHEDDDWPVRLLAVDSLTAHFRAEYVGRGELADRQQKLNKHLHDLEKVGNLYNAAVLVTNQVQSNPDSFFGDPTKPIGGNILGHKSTFRMYLRKSKNDKRIVKLVDAPNLADGEAVMRVQDGGLRPE encoded by the coding sequence TCCTTCCAGAGTCTCGCCGTCGCCAACAGCGCGGAGCTGTCGAACACCGCCGACGTCGGCGAGAGCACGGCCGTCGACGTCATTCAGGCCGCCCGGGACGCCGCCGACGTCGGCGGCTTCGAGACGGGCGCAACCGTCCTCGAACGCCGCGAGAAGATCGGGAAGCTCACGTGGAACATCCCGGAAATCGACGACCTGCTCGGCGGCGGCGTCGAGACCCAGTCCATCACCGAGGTGTACGGCGAGTTCGGTGCCGGGAAGTCCCAGGTCACGCACCAGCTCGCGGTGAACGTCCAGCTCCCCAGCGAGCACGGCGGCCTCCACGGCCGCGCCGTCTTCATCGACTCCGAGGACACCTTCCGCCCCGAGCGGATCGACGACATGGTCCGCGGGCTCCCCGAGGAGAAGCTCGAAGCCTCGATGGAAGCCCACGGCGTCGAGGGCTCCATCGACGACGAGGAGGCGCTCACCGAACTGGTGCAGTCGTTCCTCGACAAGATTCACGTCGCGAAGGGGTTCAACTCCAACCACCAGATGCTGCTCGCCGAGAAGGCCAAGGAGATCGCCGGCGAACACGAGGACGACGACTGGCCGGTCCGACTGCTCGCCGTCGACTCGCTGACCGCGCACTTCCGCGCCGAGTACGTCGGCCGAGGCGAGCTCGCCGACCGCCAGCAGAAGCTCAACAAGCACCTCCACGACCTCGAGAAGGTCGGGAACCTCTACAACGCCGCCGTCCTCGTCACGAACCAGGTGCAGTCCAACCCCGACTCCTTCTTCGGGGACCCGACGAAGCCCATCGGCGGCAACATCCTCGGGCACAAGTCCACGTTCCGGATGTACCTCCGGAAGTCCAAGAACGACAAGCGCATCGTCAAGCTCGTGGACGCCCCGAACCTCGCCGACGGCGAAGCCGTGATGCGCGTTCAGGACGGCGGCCTCCGTCCCGAATAG
- the thpR gene encoding RNA 2',3'-cyclic phosphodiesterase, whose protein sequence is MRLFVSVDLPDDLADGIAAVQDRFADADGLRYTDPGQAHVTLKFLGDVPESRAGDLGDALETAVADAGVAPFDASFEGLGVFPSLDYISVVWLGVGDGSERLTALHEAVEAEFVSQGFEPEDHDFTPHVTLARMEHAGGKQLVQNVVSDSHPEVGTARVDSVRLTESTRTDDGPEYETVRTVRL, encoded by the coding sequence ATGCGCCTGTTCGTCAGCGTCGACCTCCCCGACGACCTCGCCGACGGCATCGCCGCCGTCCAGGACCGGTTCGCAGACGCCGACGGGCTCCGGTACACCGACCCCGGGCAGGCCCACGTCACGCTGAAATTCCTCGGTGACGTCCCCGAATCCCGTGCCGGCGACCTCGGCGACGCCCTCGAAACCGCGGTCGCGGACGCCGGCGTCGCGCCCTTCGACGCGAGCTTCGAGGGGCTGGGCGTCTTCCCGAGCCTCGACTACATCTCGGTCGTGTGGCTCGGCGTCGGCGACGGGAGCGAGAGGCTAACCGCGCTCCACGAGGCCGTCGAAGCCGAGTTCGTGAGCCAGGGGTTCGAGCCGGAGGACCACGATTTCACGCCGCACGTCACGCTCGCTCGGATGGAGCACGCCGGCGGCAAACAGCTGGTCCAGAACGTCGTCTCCGACTCGCATCCCGAAGTCGGCACCGCCCGCGTCGACTCGGTCCGACTCACGGAGAGCACGCGCACTGACGACGGCCCCGAGTACGAGACGGTGCGGACAGTCCGGCTGTGA
- a CDS encoding aminotransferase class V-fold PLP-dependent enzyme, with the protein MEASEQASLDVDAIRADFPILEREVADGRDLVYLDNAATSQTPDQVVDAIADYYRRYNSNVHRGLHELSQEASVAYENAHDKLAEFVGGEDREEMVFTKNTTEAENLVAFAWGLNELGPGDEVVLTQMEHHASLVTWQQVAEKTGAEVKYIPITDDGYLDMDAAEEMITDDTEMVNVVHVSNTLGTVNPVGDLADIAHDHDAYIFVDGAQAAPTRPVDVQDIDADFYAFSGHKMLGPTGIGCLYGKRHLLADLEPFLYGGEMIERVSYEDATWNDPPWKFEAGTPVIAQGIALAEAVDYLEDVGMENIQAHEEALTEYAYDELTAHDDVDVYGPPGDDRGAAVSFNVDGVHAHDLSSILNDYGVAIRAGDHCTQPLHDTLGVPASARASFYLYNTREEVDALVDAVDEARQLFST; encoded by the coding sequence ATGGAAGCAAGCGAGCAGGCGTCACTCGATGTCGACGCGATTCGGGCGGACTTCCCGATTCTGGAGCGGGAGGTCGCGGACGGCCGGGACCTCGTCTACCTCGACAACGCCGCGACGTCGCAGACCCCCGATCAGGTCGTCGACGCCATCGCGGACTACTACCGGCGGTACAACTCGAACGTCCACCGCGGCCTCCACGAACTCAGCCAGGAGGCCTCTGTCGCGTACGAGAACGCCCACGACAAGCTCGCCGAGTTCGTCGGCGGCGAGGACCGCGAGGAGATGGTGTTCACGAAGAACACCACCGAAGCCGAGAACCTCGTGGCGTTCGCGTGGGGGCTGAACGAACTCGGTCCGGGCGACGAAGTGGTGCTCACGCAGATGGAGCACCACGCCAGCCTCGTCACGTGGCAGCAGGTCGCCGAGAAGACCGGTGCCGAAGTGAAGTACATCCCCATCACGGACGACGGCTACCTCGACATGGACGCCGCCGAGGAGATGATTACGGACGACACCGAGATGGTGAACGTCGTCCACGTCTCGAACACGCTGGGCACTGTCAACCCCGTCGGCGACCTCGCGGACATCGCTCACGACCACGACGCCTACATTTTCGTGGACGGCGCGCAGGCGGCACCGACCCGACCGGTCGACGTGCAGGACATCGACGCGGACTTCTACGCGTTCTCCGGCCACAAGATGCTCGGGCCGACCGGCATCGGCTGCCTCTACGGCAAACGCCACCTCCTGGCGGACTTGGAGCCGTTCCTCTACGGCGGCGAGATGATCGAGCGCGTCTCCTACGAGGACGCCACGTGGAACGACCCGCCGTGGAAGTTCGAGGCCGGGACGCCGGTCATCGCGCAGGGCATTGCGCTCGCCGAAGCCGTCGACTACCTTGAAGACGTCGGCATGGAGAACATTCAGGCCCACGAGGAGGCGCTCACGGAGTACGCCTACGACGAACTCACCGCCCACGACGACGTCGATGTCTACGGGCCGCCGGGCGACGACCGCGGCGCGGCCGTCTCGTTCAACGTCGACGGCGTCCACGCCCACGACCTCTCCTCCATCCTGAACGACTACGGCGTCGCCATCCGCGCCGGCGACCACTGCACGCAGCCGCTCCACGACACCCTCGGCGTGCCCGCCTCCGCCCGCGCCTCGTTCTACCTCTACAACACCCGCGAGGAGGTCGACGCGCTCGTCGACGCCGTCGACGAGGCCCGCCAGCTGTTCTCGACGTAG